The following coding sequences are from one Plasmodium gaboni strain SY75 chromosome 10, whole genome shotgun sequence window:
- a CDS encoding orotidine 5'-phosphate decarboxylase, with protein MGFKVKLENRRNKVNTCLCIGIDPDEKDIENFMKNEKENNYENIKKNLKVKYINNISIKKDILLKLPNNIIREEESEEFFYFFNHFCFYIINETNKYALTYKMNFAFYIPYGSVGIDVLKNVFDYIYELNIPTILDMKINDIGNTVKNYRKFIFEYLKSDSCTVNIYMGTNMLKDICYDEEKNKYYSAFVLIKTTNPDSAIFQKNLSLDNKQAYVIMAQEALNMSSCLNLEENNEFIGFVVGANSYDEMNYIRTYFPNCYILSPGIGAQNGDLHKTLINGYHKNYEKILINIGRAITKNPHPQNAAQMYYDQINAILKQNMLS; from the coding sequence ATGGGTTTTAAAGTAAAATTAGAAAACCGAAGGAATAAAGTAAACACTTGTTTATGCATTGGAATTGATCCTGATGAGAAGGATATTGAGAACTTTATGAAGAATGAGAAAGAgaataattatgaaaatataaagaaaaatttgAAGGTGaagtatataaataatatatctataaagaaggatattttattgaaattacctaataatataataagaGAAGAAGAGAGTGAAGaatttttttacttttttaatcatttttgtttttatataattaatgaaacaaataaatatgcCTTGACttataaaatgaattttGCTTTTTATATTCCTTATGGATCTGTAGGTATAGATGTATTAAAGAATGTGtttgattatatatatgaattaaatatCCCAACAATTTTAGATATGAAAATTAATGATATAGGAAATACAGTTAAAAATTATCGAAAATTTATATTCGAATATTTAAAGAGTGATTCATGTActgttaatatatatatgggaacaaatatgttaaaagatatatgttatgatgaagaaaaaaataaatattatagtGCATTTGTTCTTATTAAAACGACTAATCCTGATTCAGctatatttcaaaaaaatcTCTCATTAGATAATAAACAAGCATATGTAATTATGGCACAAGAAGCTTTAAATATGTCCAGTTGTTTAAATCtagaagaaaataatgaatttaTAGGTTTTGTTGTTGGAGCAAATAGTTATGATgaaatgaattatatacGAACTTATTTTCCAAATTGTTATATTCTATCACCAGGAATAGGAGCTCAAAATGGAGACTTACATAAAACCTTAATAAATGgatatcataaaaattatgaaaaaattcttataaatattgGAAGAGCTATAACAAAAAATCCTCACCCTCAAAACGCTGCTCAGATGTACTACGACCAGATTAATGCAATCTTAAAGCAAAATATGCTATCataa
- a CDS encoding hypothetical protein (conserved Plasmodium protein, unknown function) produces MEGQRSLKKVNVYKRLPYLYVGMFFIGGLLEVVFCSTNYYQVYNIGESEKKLDGDVTELMKRYELRQKMKEKATQISEE; encoded by the exons ATGGAg GGTCAAAGAagtttaaaaaaagtaaatgTTTATAAGCGTCTACCATATTTGTACGTAGGAATGTTTTTTATTGGAGGCTTACTTGAAGTAGTTTTTTGTTCAACCAATTATTATCAAGTTTATAATATTG GTGAaagtgaaaaaaaattagatGGTGACGTAACAGAACTTATGAAAAGATATGAGCTTAGAcaaaaaatgaaagaaa AGGCTACACAAATATCGGAAGaatga